Proteins encoded by one window of Streptomyces sp. ALI-76-A:
- a CDS encoding GNAT family N-acetyltransferase — MTMTVRDLRPTVRADVEGFARVRRLALPYYLVTPDSLAYDLAHAHPDAHYRPLVAEEDGEVVGTAQVGIVHDSPDPGQGYVNVYVHPGRTGRGAGSGLVRAAEEYLAALGATRLFAWVLDEPGNRAFAERHGYQDRRTAHFLRLDLANGTLPPREPLPPGVELRSGAGFADDPRPLFELDAETMSDEPSDIDYEFTDYEAWLESTWNHPLFSAELTSVALVDGRPAAFSAARTDGGTRYGTVMTGTARAFRGRGLAKLAKNDALHRARAAGLVEAFTGNDAGNGPMIAINKWFGYEICATEVRYVRELG; from the coding sequence ATGACCATGACTGTGCGCGACCTGCGCCCCACCGTCCGGGCCGACGTCGAGGGATTCGCCCGCGTCCGCCGGCTCGCTCTCCCGTACTACCTCGTCACCCCGGACTCCCTCGCCTACGACCTGGCCCACGCGCACCCCGACGCCCACTACCGGCCCCTGGTCGCGGAGGAGGACGGCGAGGTGGTCGGCACGGCCCAGGTGGGGATCGTCCACGACAGCCCGGACCCGGGCCAGGGGTACGTCAACGTGTACGTGCACCCGGGGCGCACCGGCCGCGGCGCCGGCTCGGGCCTGGTGCGCGCGGCCGAGGAGTACCTGGCCGCACTGGGGGCGACCCGGCTCTTCGCCTGGGTCCTGGACGAGCCGGGCAACCGCGCCTTCGCCGAACGGCACGGCTACCAGGACCGCCGCACCGCCCACTTCCTGCGCCTGGACCTGGCGAACGGCACCCTGCCGCCGCGCGAGCCCCTCCCTCCGGGCGTGGAGCTGCGCTCGGGCGCCGGCTTCGCGGACGACCCGCGCCCGCTGTTCGAGCTGGACGCGGAGACGATGTCGGACGAGCCGAGCGACATCGACTACGAGTTCACCGACTACGAGGCCTGGCTGGAGAGCACCTGGAACCACCCGCTCTTCAGCGCCGAACTGACCTCCGTGGCCTTGGTCGACGGGCGTCCCGCCGCCTTCAGCGCGGCCCGCACGGACGGCGGCACCCGCTACGGCACCGTCATGACCGGCACCGCCCGCGCCTTCCGCGGCCGCGGCCTGGCCAAGCTCGCCAAGAACGACGCCCTGCACCGCGCCCGCGCCGCCGGACTCGTCGAGGCGTTCACCGGGAACGACGCCGGCAACGGTCCGATGATCGCGATCAACAAGTGGTTCGGCTACGAGATCTGTGCCACGGAGGTGCGGTATGTCCGCGAACTCGGCTGA
- a CDS encoding DUF402 domain-containing protein, with amino-acid sequence MSANSAESPRQVEVVLVKAGRTKIRYPSALLHDDGTRIVVRAPWAGDAARDFGFVRFEPGDVFTEYYWRDRWYAVKEVRDAAGTVKGWYCDITRPATLAGTELVVEDLDLDLWVSGDGTDVRRLDEDEFAESGLADRDPRAASAAVAALDALEALARGEGLTTLLA; translated from the coding sequence ATGTCCGCGAACTCGGCTGAGTCGCCCCGCCAGGTGGAGGTCGTCCTCGTCAAGGCGGGCCGTACGAAGATCCGTTACCCCAGCGCGCTCCTCCACGACGACGGCACGCGCATCGTGGTCCGCGCGCCCTGGGCCGGGGACGCCGCCCGTGACTTCGGCTTCGTCCGCTTCGAGCCGGGCGATGTCTTCACCGAGTACTACTGGCGTGACCGCTGGTACGCCGTGAAGGAGGTCCGCGACGCGGCCGGCACGGTGAAGGGCTGGTACTGCGACATCACCCGCCCGGCCACGCTCGCCGGCACGGAACTCGTGGTCGAGGACCTCGACCTGGACCTGTGGGTCTCGGGCGACGGCACGGACGTACGCCGGCTGGACGAGGACGAGTTCGCCGAGAGCGGCCTCGCCGACCGGGACCCGCGGGCCGCGTCCGCCGCCGTGGCCGCCCTCGACGCGCTGGAGGCGCTGGCCCGTGGGGAGGGCCTCACCACGCTGCTCGCCTGA
- a CDS encoding class I SAM-dependent methyltransferase: MTDQSDGTNTVGADWDAQAPSFDDAPDHGLRDPQVRLAWAGRLRGWLPGAAADVLDLGCGTGSLSLLAAEQGHRVTGVDRSPAMVGLARAKLAGRDAVFLVGDAADPPVGEERFDVVLVRHVLWTLPDPGRALRHWRRLLRPGGRLVLVEGVWGTVDPVGIPAARLTALLAPLGGTVRVDRLSDDARLWGKDVDDERYTVVATAG; the protein is encoded by the coding sequence ATGACCGATCAGAGTGACGGAACGAACACGGTGGGTGCCGACTGGGACGCGCAGGCCCCGTCCTTCGACGACGCGCCGGACCACGGTCTGCGCGACCCGCAGGTGCGCCTGGCCTGGGCCGGGCGGCTGCGCGGCTGGCTGCCCGGCGCCGCCGCCGACGTCCTCGACCTCGGCTGCGGCACCGGAAGCCTGTCGCTCCTCGCGGCCGAACAGGGGCACCGTGTCACCGGGGTGGACCGGTCCCCGGCCATGGTCGGTCTCGCGCGCGCCAAACTCGCCGGCCGTGACGCGGTGTTCCTCGTCGGTGACGCGGCGGACCCGCCGGTGGGGGAGGAGCGGTTCGACGTGGTGCTCGTGCGGCACGTGCTGTGGACGCTGCCCGACCCCGGCCGGGCCCTGCGGCACTGGCGTCGACTGCTCCGCCCCGGCGGCCGGCTGGTGCTGGTCGAGGGCGTGTGGGGCACGGTCGACCCGGTCGGCATACCCGCCGCCCGGCTCACCGCCCTGCTCGCCCCGCTCGGCGGGACCGTGCGCGTGGACCGGCTGTCGGACGACGCGCGGCTGTGGGGGAAGGACGTGGACGACGAGCGGTACACGGTGGTGGCGACGGCCGGCTGA
- a CDS encoding GNAT family N-acetyltransferase — MTGDEIRPAVTADVPAVKSVTDAAYHPYIARIGVVPRPMEADHAANVAEGKVFVTGEPVTGLVVIEAYEDHLYLDSVAVHPDAHGTGVGGRLLRFVEARARALRLPEVRLHTHALMRENQEIYRKFGYEVVNRRADGPYDRVHYRKRLD; from the coding sequence ATGACAGGCGACGAGATCCGGCCCGCCGTGACGGCGGACGTACCGGCCGTGAAGAGCGTGACCGACGCGGCGTACCACCCCTACATCGCGCGCATCGGGGTGGTGCCGCGGCCCATGGAGGCGGACCACGCGGCGAACGTGGCCGAGGGGAAGGTGTTCGTGACGGGGGAGCCGGTGACGGGCCTGGTGGTGATCGAGGCGTACGAGGACCACCTGTACCTCGACAGCGTCGCCGTCCACCCCGACGCGCACGGCACGGGTGTGGGGGGACGGCTGCTGCGTTTCGTGGAGGCACGCGCGCGTGCGCTGCGTCTTCCGGAGGTCAGGCTCCACACCCACGCCCTGATGCGGGAGAACCAGGAGATCTACCGGAAGTTCGGCTACGAGGTCGTCAACCGGCGCGCGGACGGGCCGTACGACCGTGTGCACTACCGCAAGCGGCTGGACTGA
- a CDS encoding lytic polysaccharide monooxygenase has translation MPVRRRVATVAAVGITPLALAVLAAAPASAHGSLGDPVSRVAQCYAEGPESPSSAACGAAVAAGGTQALYDWNGVRIGDANGRHRTLIPDGRLCSAGNDAFKGLDLARADWPATTVSAGPYTFAYRVTAPHKGTFTVYATKPGYDPARPLAWDDLDLENPVATATDPVAAGGRYTFSGTLPERAGRHLLYAVWQRSDSPEAFYSCSDVDFGGGSGTAGAGGGGTPAPSASAPSEQQIEDGADKSTIEHHGHGDQDAGTSAEPEAAADPRAAQAADPAADPVAGTADPVPDEPKAAGVSANLAETGGDDSTPYLAMGGAAALALGSAALFASVRRRTVDGGRPGR, from the coding sequence ATGCCCGTACGCCGCAGGGTCGCCACCGTCGCCGCCGTCGGCATCACGCCGCTCGCCCTGGCCGTCCTGGCCGCCGCGCCCGCGTCCGCGCACGGTTCGCTGGGTGATCCGGTCAGCCGGGTCGCGCAGTGCTACGCGGAGGGTCCGGAGAGCCCCTCCTCCGCCGCGTGCGGGGCCGCGGTCGCGGCCGGCGGGACCCAGGCGCTGTACGACTGGAACGGCGTACGCATCGGCGACGCGAACGGGCGGCACCGGACGCTGATCCCGGACGGCAGGCTGTGCAGCGCCGGCAACGACGCGTTCAAGGGGCTCGACCTGGCCCGCGCCGACTGGCCCGCGACCACCGTGAGCGCCGGGCCGTACACCTTCGCGTACCGCGTGACGGCCCCGCACAAGGGCACCTTCACGGTGTACGCCACCAAGCCCGGGTACGACCCGGCGCGGCCTCTGGCCTGGGACGACCTGGACCTGGAGAACCCGGTGGCGACGGCCACCGACCCGGTCGCGGCGGGCGGACGCTACACGTTCTCCGGGACCCTCCCCGAGCGCGCCGGCCGGCACCTGCTGTACGCGGTCTGGCAGCGCTCGGACAGCCCGGAGGCGTTCTACTCCTGCTCGGACGTCGACTTCGGCGGCGGTTCCGGCACCGCCGGCGCGGGCGGTGGCGGCACCCCGGCCCCCAGCGCCTCCGCGCCCTCCGAGCAGCAGATCGAGGACGGTGCCGACAAGTCGACGATCGAACACCACGGTCACGGCGACCAGGACGCCGGCACGTCGGCCGAACCGGAAGCGGCAGCGGACCCGAGGGCGGCCCAGGCAGCGGACCCGGCAGCCGATCCGGTCGCGGGGACCGCGGACCCCGTACCCGACGAGCCGAAGGCGGCCGGTGTCTCCGCGAACCTCGCCGAGACCGGCGGCGACGACAGCACGCCGTACCTGGCCATGGGCGGGGCGGCCGCGCTGGCGCTCGGCTCGGCGGCCCTGTTCGCGTCGGTCCGCCGGCGCACGGTGGACGGCGGCCGGCCCGGTCGCTAG
- a CDS encoding MarR family winged helix-turn-helix transcriptional regulator codes for MQNSDAMALAATLLAVAGDLTQRIHEGVVARGFADLRPAHGFAFARLAPDGATVTDLAAHLGVSKQAASQLVDEIVRKGYAERRPHPEDARARLVVLTDSGWACTRAAEEAAAEAVGAWTGLLGEGEVRALRERLGRIAPSGPLRPSW; via the coding sequence GTGCAGAACTCCGACGCCATGGCCCTGGCCGCCACCCTGCTCGCCGTCGCCGGTGACCTCACGCAGCGCATCCACGAGGGGGTCGTCGCCCGTGGCTTCGCGGACCTCAGGCCCGCGCACGGGTTCGCGTTCGCCCGGCTCGCCCCGGACGGGGCGACCGTCACCGACCTCGCGGCCCACCTCGGGGTGAGCAAGCAGGCCGCCAGCCAGCTCGTCGACGAGATCGTGCGCAAGGGGTACGCCGAGCGCCGGCCGCACCCCGAGGACGCGCGGGCCCGGCTGGTCGTGCTGACCGACTCGGGGTGGGCCTGCACCCGGGCGGCGGAGGAGGCGGCGGCGGAGGCCGTCGGCGCCTGGACCGGGCTGCTCGGCGAGGGCGAGGTGCGCGCGCTGCGCGAGCGACTGGGGCGCATCGCCCCTTCCGGTCCCCTGCGGCCCAGTTGGTGA
- a CDS encoding cupin domain-containing protein — translation MPVIRSSEAVVHEIHGARFVSYATPRTGSKELCAWRGEIPAGTKAPAHTVDREEIFHVLSGELLMTLDGRTHRVGAGDTVIINPGATLAVENPTSEVATSWVTTSIGLTAELADGTRITPPWAG, via the coding sequence GTGCCCGTCATCCGCTCCTCCGAGGCCGTCGTCCACGAGATCCACGGCGCCCGCTTCGTCTCGTACGCCACTCCCCGCACCGGCAGCAAGGAGCTGTGCGCCTGGCGGGGCGAGATCCCGGCCGGCACGAAGGCGCCCGCGCACACGGTCGACCGGGAGGAGATCTTCCATGTGCTCAGCGGCGAACTGCTGATGACCCTCGACGGCCGCACCCACCGCGTCGGCGCGGGCGACACCGTGATCATCAACCCCGGTGCCACGCTCGCCGTCGAGAACCCCACGAGCGAGGTCGCCACCTCCTGGGTGACCACCTCCATCGGCCTGACGGCGGAGCTCGCCGACGGCACCCGCATCACGCCGCCCTGGGCCGGCTGA